The proteins below come from a single Natranaerofaba carboxydovora genomic window:
- a CDS encoding universal stress protein yields MNILVCTDGSEQSFNAIKKTAKIAENLKEATISILFVFDPAPLNTETEGLSISRVQTIKSERGQEVLEQAEELLNKYNINIANKIVREGHPVNEITDEVSQNNYDLVVIGNRGIGRIQSMFLGSVSSAVAQEAKTDVMIVKK; encoded by the coding sequence ATGAATATTTTAGTTTGTACAGATGGTTCAGAACAAAGTTTTAATGCTATCAAAAAAACTGCAAAAATTGCAGAAAATTTAAAAGAAGCCACCATATCTATCCTATTTGTTTTTGACCCTGCCCCATTAAACACAGAAACTGAAGGATTATCAATCAGTAGGGTTCAAACCATTAAAAGCGAAAGAGGTCAAGAGGTACTTGAACAAGCAGAGGAGTTATTAAACAAATATAATATTAATATCGCAAACAAAATAGTTAGAGAAGGGCACCCGGTTAATGAAATTACAGATGAAGTCTCTCAAAACAATTATGACCTAGTAGTAATTGGCAATAGAGGAATAGGTAGAATCCAGAGTATGTTTTTGGGAAGCGTGAGCAGTGCTGTCGCCCA
- a CDS encoding helix-turn-helix transcriptional regulator yields the protein MKLDRLLRVMSVVEIVRNKPGITYQELAEEFEVSERTIRRDVNIIEDAGIPIKNCNGLRLVSDIEIPKVQLNSHELIFLLLVTHFLSSYELESEVPDSMYKKLSKFLPKKITSK from the coding sequence ATGAAACTAGATCGCTTATTAAGAGTTATGTCAGTTGTTGAAATTGTAAGGAATAAGCCCGGAATAACATACCAAGAGCTGGCAGAAGAGTTTGAGGTATCAGAAAGAACTATTAGAAGAGATGTTAATATCATTGAAGATGCAGGAATTCCTATCAAAAACTGTAATGGCTTAAGATTAGTGAGCGATATAGAAATTCCAAAAGTACAGCTTAATTCTCATGAGTTAATATTCTTATTATTAGTTACACATTTTTTGTCTAGTTATGAATTAGAAAGTGAAGTTCCTGATAGCATGTACAAAAAATTAAGCAAATTTTTACCTAAAAAGATTACTAGCAAGTAA
- a CDS encoding HD-GYP domain-containing protein translates to MRKVSLDSVRTGMTLAKSIFGSNGQVLLKAGVEIKPQYLTYLKQLGINQIYIQDSRMGDIEVNDIITDETRREAHSLVSDIMNDIQMGTSKSTSKKKGINLRDNDIVKAVSQIIEELLENKELTAQLQDLRTLNEYVFAHSVNCCVLATLVGVKMNLNNENLKLLSTGTLLHDIGMAAVPEAIINKSGNLTEEEYESIKRHPIYGYEMFKNTSIFDSRAGAIILQHHERFQGQGYPQGLKDQKIYYLAQIAGVVDVYDALTSVRPYRNAYQPHEAVEMLASWGQTNFNLEILKYFLTCIAAYPIGTHVLLSNKESGLVIANNSELTLRPVVRIIYVGEDLAPHPSPYDLDLSKHLNLTITKVLE, encoded by the coding sequence TTGAGAAAAGTTTCATTAGACTCTGTGCGAACAGGAATGACATTAGCAAAATCCATCTTTGGAAGTAATGGTCAAGTACTATTAAAAGCAGGAGTGGAAATAAAACCACAGTATTTAACATATTTAAAACAGCTGGGGATAAATCAAATTTATATCCAGGATAGCAGAATGGGAGATATTGAAGTAAATGATATAATAACGGATGAAACACGCCGCGAAGCACATTCTTTGGTTTCGGATATTATGAATGATATACAAATGGGTACCTCAAAGAGTACCTCAAAGAAAAAAGGAATTAACCTAAGAGATAATGATATTGTTAAAGCAGTTTCTCAGATTATTGAAGAACTTTTAGAAAACAAAGAACTGACAGCGCAGCTTCAAGATTTAAGAACACTTAATGAATATGTTTTTGCACATAGTGTTAACTGTTGTGTTCTAGCAACTCTTGTAGGGGTAAAAATGAACTTAAATAATGAAAATCTAAAACTCTTATCAACAGGAACTTTACTCCATGACATAGGAATGGCAGCTGTACCAGAAGCTATAATTAATAAAAGTGGTAACCTAACTGAAGAAGAGTACGAATCTATCAAACGACATCCGATCTACGGGTATGAAATGTTTAAAAACACATCAATCTTTGATTCCCGCGCTGGTGCAATAATTTTACAACATCATGAACGTTTTCAAGGGCAGGGCTATCCTCAAGGTTTAAAAGACCAAAAAATATATTATTTGGCACAGATTGCAGGTGTTGTAGATGTGTATGATGCTTTGACATCAGTAAGGCCATATAGAAATGCTTATCAACCACATGAAGCAGTAGAAATGTTAGCGAGTTGGGGCCAAACTAACTTCAATCTAGAAATATTAAAGTATTTTCTTACTTGTATTGCCGCTTATCCTATAGGAACCCACGTTTTGTTAAGTAATAAAGAAAGCGGCCTAGTAATTGCTAACAACTCTGAACTAACCCTTCGGCCGGTGGTAAGAATTATATATGTAGGTGAAGACTTAGCCCCTCATCCAAGTCCTTATGATCTCGACCTTTCTAAACATCTTAATCTAACTATAACCAAGGTTTTAGAATAG
- a CDS encoding diguanylate cyclase, translating to MNEKQIPLSIIMADFNGLKMINDSYGHKIGDEVLKRAAKILKESCRKKGLIARWGGDEFVIILPKSTEIEANDICNFVIDKCRNNFVKDIPISMALGNSTMNQANKSLTTIMKEAEDDMYKQKIVESKSARSAVLNNMLKTLEAKSFETSKHTRRMQEVARKIGKKLGLPISELNRLSILITLHDIGKINMPESILTKKEKLTNEE from the coding sequence ATTAATGAAAAACAAATACCTTTAAGTATTATAATGGCTGACTTCAATGGTTTGAAGATGATTAACGATTCTTATGGACATAAAATTGGAGATGAAGTATTAAAAAGAGCTGCAAAAATATTAAAAGAATCCTGCCGGAAAAAAGGTTTAATAGCAAGATGGGGAGGAGACGAGTTTGTTATTATTCTTCCAAAATCAACAGAAATAGAAGCAAATGATATCTGCAATTTTGTTATAGATAAATGCCGAAATAATTTTGTAAAAGATATTCCTATCTCCATGGCACTAGGAAATTCAACTATGAACCAGGCTAACAAAAGCTTAACAACTATAATGAAAGAAGCAGAAGATGATATGTATAAACAGAAGATAGTCGAAAGCAAAAGTGCTAGAAGTGCTGTATTAAATAATATGTTAAAAACATTAGAAGCAAAAAGCTTCGAGACGAGTAAGCATACCCGCAGGATGCAAGAAGTGGCTAGAAAAATAGGTAAAAAGCTTGGTCTTCCCATATCTGAACTTAACCGCTTATCAATTTTGATAACCTTACATGACATAGGTAAAATAAACATGCCTGAAAGTATACTTACCAAAAAAGAAAAGTTAACAAATGAAGAATGA